A DNA window from Pseudomonas wuhanensis contains the following coding sequences:
- a CDS encoding CAP domain-containing protein, producing the protein MRPTVRCCRFISLCLMPLLPLLASPAHASGERQLVEVINDYRADPDRCAGRTVKPLRPLSLKSNLALPVGYGGGLRSALKANGYQAVTVRTIRVVGAQDADEAFDMLESDYCGALLDTQFADIGVTRSRSEWQVVLAQPVLDGRVGDSREAGKALLAQVNAARAKPRLCGRQRFAAARPLTWNAALGAAAQGHSKAMAYGNYFAHRDPDGDMPFDRAKAAGYRGRQIGENIAAGQSSPNKAMASWLASPGHCANLMNPMFTQVGAAYAADSRSDEGVYWTMLFGAP; encoded by the coding sequence ATGCGCCCAACCGTCCGCTGCTGTCGCTTTATCTCGCTGTGCCTGATGCCTTTGCTCCCGCTGCTCGCCAGCCCCGCCCATGCCAGTGGGGAACGGCAACTGGTGGAAGTCATCAACGACTACCGCGCCGATCCCGATCGCTGTGCGGGCCGTACGGTCAAGCCGTTGCGGCCGCTGTCGCTGAAATCGAACCTGGCGCTGCCGGTCGGCTATGGCGGCGGTTTGCGGAGTGCCTTGAAAGCTAACGGTTATCAAGCGGTGACCGTGCGCACCATCCGCGTGGTCGGCGCGCAGGATGCCGATGAGGCGTTTGACATGCTTGAGAGCGACTACTGCGGGGCGCTGCTCGATACCCAGTTCGCCGACATCGGCGTCACTCGCTCCCGTAGCGAATGGCAGGTGGTGCTGGCGCAACCGGTGCTCGACGGACGTGTCGGTGATTCGCGAGAAGCGGGCAAGGCGTTGCTGGCACAGGTCAATGCGGCACGGGCCAAGCCGCGCCTGTGCGGGCGTCAACGCTTTGCCGCCGCACGACCGCTGACCTGGAATGCCGCCCTGGGGGCCGCCGCGCAAGGGCACAGCAAGGCGATGGCCTACGGCAATTACTTCGCCCACCGCGATCCTGACGGTGATATGCCATTTGATCGGGCCAAAGCCGCCGGCTATCGAGGCCGGCAGATCGGTGAAAACATCGCCGCCGGGCAAAGCTCACCGAACAAAGCGATGGCCAGTTGGCTGGCCAGCCCCGGGCATTGCGCCAACTTGATGAACCCGATGTTTACCCAAGTGGGCGCAGCCTATGCCGCAGATTCGCGCAGCGATGAGGGTGTTTACTGGACGATGCTGTTTGGCGCGCCTTGA